One part of the Candidatus Mancarchaeum acidiphilum genome encodes these proteins:
- the ftsZ gene encoding cell division protein FtsZ — MPADDRIDDLSAKIGIVGLGGMGSNAINHLFNAGIKSADTIAMNTDIKHLSIINAQKKLLLGKSITRGLGAGGFPEVALKAAESSEDEVRSAIKGYDILFLIAGMGGGTGSGTIPYLAKLGKEQGSLVVSFVTYPFHLERSRRISADASIEKLSKNSDSTIIIENEKLLSYAPNLPIDKALGIVDNVILNSVKGITDTISLPSLINLDFADLKSVLGNSGTALISIGYGSGVDRVEKAIRSNKEHPLLNAELENARSALVHVTGGPDLTIADATRLGEGVTEGMDNKANVIFGARLSNDLGDQVKVVSVITGVKPKLYDPSANKSKPASSEFLSNLYSI; from the coding sequence ATGCCTGCAGATGATAGAATTGATGACCTTTCAGCCAAGATAGGAATCGTAGGTCTTGGAGGGATGGGCAGCAATGCAATCAACCATCTATTCAATGCAGGCATCAAGAGCGCGGATACGATAGCAATGAATACGGACATAAAGCACCTAAGCATAATAAATGCCCAGAAGAAGCTGCTCTTGGGCAAGAGCATAACCCGCGGATTGGGTGCAGGCGGGTTCCCTGAAGTAGCACTGAAAGCTGCCGAATCAAGCGAAGACGAGGTAAGATCAGCGATAAAGGGGTACGATATACTGTTTTTGATTGCGGGAATGGGAGGTGGAACCGGAAGCGGGACAATACCATATCTGGCAAAATTAGGCAAAGAACAAGGTTCGCTTGTAGTTTCCTTTGTCACCTACCCGTTCCACTTAGAAAGGAGCAGGAGAATAAGTGCGGATGCGTCAATAGAAAAGCTCTCCAAGAATTCAGATTCAACGATAATAATTGAGAATGAGAAGCTGTTGAGCTATGCCCCAAACCTTCCAATTGACAAAGCACTTGGCATAGTGGATAATGTAATATTGAATTCAGTAAAAGGCATAACGGATACGATAAGCCTGCCAAGCCTTATAAATCTCGATTTCGCCGACTTAAAAAGCGTTCTTGGAAATAGTGGTACAGCATTGATAAGCATAGGTTACGGCTCAGGTGTAGACAGGGTTGAAAAAGCGATTCGTTCCAACAAAGAGCATCCTCTTCTCAATGCAGAATTGGAGAACGCAAGGAGTGCCTTGGTGCATGTAACTGGAGGCCCGGACCTTACAATAGCGGATGCCACCAGATTAGGAGAGGGAGTGACAGAAGGAATGGACAACAAGGCAAATGTCATATTCGGCGCCAGACTGTCCAATGATCTTGGAGATCAGGTCAAAGTGGTTTCCGTAATAACTGGTGTAAAGCCTAAATTGTACGACCCTTCAGCCAATAAAAGCAAGCCAGCTAGCTCAGAATTCCTATCCAATCTCTATAGCATATAA
- a CDS encoding tRNA-binding protein translates to MATIDDLKKIELRVGTIVDVEVHEKAIKPIYKLKVDLGELGIREIAAGIRDKYSKEDLVNKQIIVVANLEPKDIAGFVSNGMLLAAEDDENISLLTPDRKMKPGSKIR, encoded by the coding sequence ATGGCTACTATAGACGATTTGAAGAAGATCGAACTCAGGGTTGGGACAATTGTGGATGTTGAGGTTCATGAAAAGGCAATCAAGCCTATATACAAGCTTAAGGTTGATTTAGGAGAACTTGGCATAAGGGAAATTGCCGCTGGAATAAGAGACAAGTACAGCAAGGAGGATTTGGTAAACAAGCAGATTATCGTGGTGGCTAATTTAGAGCCTAAGGATATAGCGGGATTTGTTTCGAATGGGATGCTGCTTGCTGCGGAAGATGATGAAAATATATCCCTTTTGACTCCCGATAGAAAGATGAAGCCAGGAAGCAAGATAAGGTAA
- the ftsZ gene encoding cell division protein FtsZ codes for MTDLVSDLLGGNASVGDDNADKGAVSDEFSSSEIKIVTAGFGGGGANSVNRLIKAGVKGTEFVSFNTDSQHFKIIDDRIRKVMIGKSITRGLGAGGDPAVGKKAAEVDRSLIEKEFQDAQLVFLCGGMGGGTATGALPVAAQIAKDQGAIVISMVTYPFNLERVRKVKAEEGIQELRKYSDSVIILDNNRLVQLVPNLPMDKAFALADEVIAKAIGGLVWTITQPSMINIDFADVRSIMGHGDVGFIAIGTGRGTDKVNLAAESVLKNKLLDVDFEGAGGAIIHVSGGSSLSLGDATKAGEIITERMDPKANVKFGARIIPGFDDGIEIVAIVTGVKGSSIIGKLDTKQRESASDPYSDLEMIG; via the coding sequence ATGACAGATTTGGTAAGTGACCTTCTAGGTGGGAACGCAAGTGTGGGAGACGACAATGCAGATAAGGGTGCAGTTTCTGATGAATTCAGTTCTTCAGAGATAAAGATTGTTACTGCAGGGTTTGGTGGAGGAGGTGCAAACAGTGTAAACAGGCTTATAAAAGCTGGAGTTAAAGGCACTGAATTTGTATCATTCAATACAGATTCTCAGCATTTTAAGATAATTGATGACCGCATTAGAAAGGTAATGATAGGCAAGAGCATAACCCGCGGATTGGGTGCAGGCGGTGATCCAGCAGTAGGAAAGAAGGCTGCAGAAGTCGATAGGTCCTTGATAGAAAAGGAATTCCAGGATGCGCAGTTGGTATTCCTGTGCGGAGGAATGGGAGGAGGAACCGCTACAGGTGCACTTCCAGTAGCTGCACAGATAGCAAAGGACCAGGGGGCAATTGTAATATCAATGGTCACTTATCCTTTCAATCTTGAAAGAGTAAGGAAAGTAAAGGCTGAAGAAGGAATCCAGGAGCTTAGGAAATACAGCGACAGCGTCATAATACTGGACAACAACAGGTTAGTGCAGCTTGTCCCAAATCTGCCTATGGATAAGGCTTTTGCATTGGCGGATGAGGTAATAGCAAAAGCGATAGGAGGACTGGTATGGACCATAACACAGCCAAGCATGATAAACATAGACTTTGCAGATGTAAGATCTATAATGGGCCATGGCGATGTAGGCTTCATAGCAATAGGAACAGGAAGAGGCACGGACAAGGTGAATCTCGCTGCAGAGAGCGTACTGAAGAACAAGCTTCTTGACGTAGACTTTGAAGGCGCAGGAGGTGCAATAATACACGTATCTGGCGGATCTTCGCTATCATTGGGAGATGCTACAAAGGCTGGAGAGATAATAACCGAGAGGATGGATCCTAAGGCAAACGTAAAGTTCGGCGCAAGGATAATTCCAGGATTTGATGATGGAATAGAAATTGTCGCAATAGTTACGGGAGTCAAGGGTTCCAGCATAATAGGGAAGCTTGATACAAAGCAGAGAGAATCTGCAAGCGACCCTTACTCCGACCTGGAAATGATAGGATGA
- a CDS encoding 30S ribosomal protein S8e — MSLLSKQMHSKSKTIRTGSGKRKVKFRDKKRYEIGNYFISTKMSEEDVRVNYRGRGGKITSKLKKAATANVLTKEGYKKAKIKVVVESKDNRNFARLNTITKGTIINTDVGKAVVLNRPGREGFINAKLLDE; from the coding sequence ATGAGTTTACTTAGCAAGCAGATGCATTCGAAGTCAAAAACAATACGCACAGGCAGCGGAAAGCGCAAAGTAAAGTTTAGGGACAAAAAGAGGTACGAGATAGGAAACTATTTTATATCTACAAAGATGTCTGAAGAGGATGTCAGAGTCAATTACAGGGGCAGAGGGGGAAAGATCACATCAAAGCTGAAGAAAGCAGCAACAGCAAACGTACTTACCAAAGAGGGGTACAAGAAAGCAAAGATAAAAGTCGTTGTAGAATCCAAAGATAACAGAAACTTTGCTAGGCTGAATACTATAACAAAAGGCACAATAATAAACACAGACGTCGGAAAAGCTGTAGTCTTGAATCGCCCTGGAAGGGAAGGATTCATAAACGCAAAACTTCTGGATGAGTGA